AAAAACGATTGTTAAACATCTGGCATTACAGGTAAAAGCTGATCTTCCTGCAGATGAAATTCCTATTTTTGTCGGTATTTTAAATGGTTGCTTTTTATTTGCAGCGGATTTTATCCGGGAGTTTAAAGGAAATTGTGAGGTATCTTTCGTAAAACTAGCTTCTTATCAGGGAACGAAATCTACGGAAAAAGTCAGCCGGTTGATTGGAATTAACGAAGACCTTACGAACAGGACAATTATCATGATGGAAGATATTGTAGATACCGGAGCTACACTTCAGGAAATTTATACTATTTTCAGAACTAAAAATGTAAAACAATTAAAAATAGTAACCCTTTTTTTTAAACCGGATGTATATAGAAAAGAGCTTCCTATAGATTATATCGGGAAAAGTCTTGATGATATATTTATAGTCGGCTATGGTCTGGATTACAACGGTTTAGGAAGAAATTATGCTGCTATCTATCAACAAACCACAACACCAAAAATGAAAAATATTGTATTATCCGGCCCTCCGGGAGCAGGGAAAGGAACACAAGCAGAAATTTTAAAAGAAAAATATAATGTAGTGCATATTTCTACCGGAGATATTTTTAGGCATCATATAAAAAATGAAACGGAATTAGGTTTACTGGCAAAAACCTATATAGATAAAGGAGATTTAGTTCCGGACAAGGTTACTATAGATATGCTGGAAGCAAAAGTGAATAAAAATAAAGATGCTAACGGGTTTATTTTTGACGGATTTCCCAGGACAGCATCTCAAGCTGAAGCTTTGGATGATTTCCTTTCTGAAAAAAATGCGATCATAAATGGAATGATTGCCCTGGAAGTACCGGAAGATATACTAATAGAACGCTTATTGGAAAGAGGTAAAATAAGTGGTCGGTCTGACGATACCGATGTAGCAAAAATCAAAAATCGTTTTAATGAATACCATACCAAAACAGCTGTTTTAAAAAAATATTATGAAGCTCAGGGAAGTTATTACCCGGTAAACGGAGTAGGCTCCGTAGAAGAAATTACTAAAAATGTAATCGCAGTTTTTGATACCTTATAAATTGTCTTTGGCCTTATGAAAGCGATAGATAATACTTGTTTGAAGTTGAGATGTTACTAAAAAATAATGACCGAAGGAAACTTTGTTGATTATATAAAAATATATGCTTCCTCCGGAAAAGGTGGTCGGGGTTCTACACATTTACACAGAGAAAAATTTATTGCCAAAGGCGGTCCGGATGGAGGTGATGGTGGTCGGGGCGGACATGTGATTGTTAGCGGCAATAAACATCTGTGGACATTATTTCACTTAAAGTTTAAAAAGCATTTTAGAGCAGCACACGGAGGTGACGGGGGCAAAAGCAGAAGTACCGGCTCCAACGGCTCCGATACTTATATAGATGTTCCTTTAGGCACCATTGTCATAAATGCAGATACTGATGAAATGCTATTTGAAATTGTAGATCATGAGCAAGAAATTGTTTTACTCCCCGGTGGAAAAGGCGGTTTGGGAAATTGGCATTTTAAATCCCCTACAAATCAAACACCCAGATATGCACAACCTGGAATTGATGGTCAGGAAAGTTGGTTTCGACTAGAGTTAAAAGTGCTTGCCGATGTAGGCTTAGTTGGTTTTCCCAATGCGGGAAAATCAACCTTACTTTCGGTATTAACAGCTGCCAAACCTAAAATTGCGGATTATGCTTTTACAACGCTCAAACCAAATTTAGGCATTGTAAACTACAGAGATTATCAGAGTTTTGTAATGGCAGATATTCCCGGAATTATAGAAGGAGCTGCAGCAGGAAAAGGCTTGGGGCATCGTTTTCTACGTCATATCGAACGAAATTCCATATTGTTATTTCTAATTCCGGCAGATAGTGAAAATATCAAAAAAGAGTACACGATTTTACTCAATGAACTTCAAAAGCACAATCCCGAATTATTAGACAAACAGCGTTTTTTATGTATCTCTAAATCCGACATACTGGACGAAGAATTAAAAGAGGAAATCAAAAAAGAAATTCCCAAAGAAATTGATTTTATGTTTATTTCTTCTATCTCCCGGGAAGGACTGAAAACGTTAAAAGACAAGCTTTGGAAGCTGTTAAATAAATAGTCTTTCTAAGCTTATTTAGGAGTTTGGTTTTTCAGCTTGATTCTAATAGGCAACATATATTCCGAGGTTACGGGAATACTTTTTTTAATGGCGGGAAAAACTTCAGGTAAATCTGCAATTGCTTTTTTAATAATGATTTCGATATCCGGAATTTCCCGATAGATATCTTGAGAAGCCTCAATAGATGTTAATACAATGTTTTTATCAGAATTTATTGTAATCACAACTTGTATGACTTCATCAATTTCTTTTTTTACTTTAATTTCATATGTTGCCAGACTTCTCGTAATCTCCCGGTGGATAGTCATCCGAAAACAATCTCGTTTCTCATTTTTTTCAAAAACAGAATCGCATACTTTAAAAGAAGGATACTTATCGACAGATGTGAAACTAATACTATCTAACCGGGTAGTATCTATTTTCTGTTTTGTAAAATATTTACAAGAAAAAAAACAAGTAATGATTCCTAAAAAAACAATATAACGCACAAAAATAGAAATGAAAATTTCACTGTGAAAATACAACTTTTCGTTATTATGCTAATAATCTTATAAATAAGGATACTAAATGGCTCATTATAAATTTTATTTATAGTGCTATAAGTAAAATTTATAATGTTATACTGCTTATCAGTTGAAATGAGTTCACTGTATAAAGTAGTTAGTTTTCTTTTGTCTTTGTAGGTTTTTTATATTTCTGGAATGGTTGTTTGAGTAACTCCCATAGATTGCTATTCGTTTTTTCATCCGGAAAAGTGTCTACTCCATATACAATTTTATCACGATCTAAATACATATAAGTACCCAGTAATCGATCCCAGATAGCAAATATATTTCCATAATTAGAATCTGTATATGGCAATAAATGATGATGATGTATTTTGTGCATATCCGGTGAGACAATGATATAGCTCAATATTTTATCCATCTTTTTTGACAGTTTTAAATTAGCGTGCGTAAATTGTGTAAACACCAAAGACATGGACTGATACAACATCACAATAGCTATGGGGGCTCCAATTATAAAAACACCAAGTAAGGTAAATACAAAACGAATCATACTCTCAAGCGGATGATGCCTGTTTGCTGTAGTGGTGTCTACTTTATGATCTGTATGATGTACCAAATGAATCATCCATAAAGGTTTTGTTTTATGTTCTATAAAATGAGGGAGATAGGCTCCAAAAAAATCCAGAAATAAAATACCGGTAGTAATGTACAGTCATAATGGCATCTCCGGTAACCAATGAAGCAATCCAAAATTAGCAGATGTCACCCAATCTGCCGTGTTCAATAATAAAAAAGCCAACGCAAAATTAATAACTACCGTTGTTGCCGTAAAAAACAAATTGGGAATGGCATGCTTCCACTTTTTATAACGGAAGCGATACAAAGGTAAAAAACCTTCCAGCAACCAAAAAAAAGTAATTCCACCTACCAGAATAATACTTCTGTGTATTGACGGGATGTTTTCAAAATAAGAATAAATAGTTTCCAATAATATATTTTGGAGGCCTTTACAAAATAGTGATATATTTCGTATTGAAATTGATTTGACTTCAAATTTCTTCCTTCTCTAAAATTTTAAATCCTCAAAACCACTAGGTTATTCCGATTGAAAATGTTCTTCGGGCGTCGAACTTTTTTGCCAAATCAATACTACAAAGATCTTTTTTGTTTAAACCCGAATAAAAATACGGAAAATAAAATTTTATTTTTTCAATTATTCACCTAATCTAATTTCAGGCTTTTAACCTCCTGTTCAACCAAAGAATAAATCAAAAAACAATTAACTAATTCCTAATTTTTTATGTGTACTGCGGATGGCCTTTTCGTTTTTCCAATCGATCCATTTTTGCCCTTTCCATGAACGCATGATATTATCAAAAGTTCTCATAACCACTAGATTATAAATAGCTTTTGAAAAATTTCCAGGGTTCCTTGCTATCGCTCGTAAACTCATGGAAAACCCGGGTGTAATGTATTGCATATAGTGCCAATATCCCTCCGGCATGTATAGGGTATTGCCATGTTCCAGATTTGTGACATAGCCTTTTGCTAATTTTAATGCGGGCCATTTTTCAAGATCCGGATTAGAGAAATCTATATCTTCCCTTGTAATTAACGAATTGGGTATTTTATATAAGTATTTTCGTTGGCTTTGATCAAAAAGTATGCATTGTTTTCTTCCTTCGAAATGAAAGTGAAAAATATTTGCCAGATCAATATCATAATGCATAAATGTATATGAATCTTTACCTCCGAAGAACAACATCGGTAGCCGTTTCATTAATCTCAAGCCAAAATCCGGATATGAAA
This window of the Flavobacteriaceae bacterium genome carries:
- a CDS encoding adenylate kinase produces the protein MSIVRLHDLYFKPFLSEKEIKTIVKHLALQVKADLPADEIPIFVGILNGCFLFAADFIREFKGNCEVSFVKLASYQGTKSTEKVSRLIGINEDLTNRTIIMMEDIVDTGATLQEIYTIFRTKNVKQLKIVTLFFKPDVYRKELPIDYIGKSLDDIFIVGYGLDYNGLGRNYAAIYQQTTTPKMKNIVLSGPPGAGKGTQAEILKEKYNVVHISTGDIFRHHIKNETELGLLAKTYIDKGDLVPDKVTIDMLEAKVNKNKDANGFIFDGFPRTASQAEALDDFLSEKNAIINGMIALEVPEDILIERLLERGKISGRSDDTDVAKIKNRFNEYHTKTAVLKKYYEAQGSYYPVNGVGSVEEITKNVIAVFDTL
- the obgE gene encoding GTPase ObgE; translated protein: MTEGNFVDYIKIYASSGKGGRGSTHLHREKFIAKGGPDGGDGGRGGHVIVSGNKHLWTLFHLKFKKHFRAAHGGDGGKSRSTGSNGSDTYIDVPLGTIVINADTDEMLFEIVDHEQEIVLLPGGKGGLGNWHFKSPTNQTPRYAQPGIDGQESWFRLELKVLADVGLVGFPNAGKSTLLSVLTAAKPKIADYAFTTLKPNLGIVNYRDYQSFVMADIPGIIEGAAAGKGLGHRFLRHIERNSILLFLIPADSENIKKEYTILLNELQKHNPELLDKQRFLCISKSDILDEELKEEIKKEIPKEIDFMFISSISREGLKTLKDKLWKLLNK
- a CDS encoding cupin-like domain-containing protein, which gives rise to MGLNLSQIDRVKTISKKDFLKKYFKPQKPVVIEEFIEDWPAYKKWNLDYMKEVAGDKKVPLYDDRPVDYKDGFNEPHAVMKMSEYIGLLKKEPTKFRIFLWNVLKEVPVLQKDFSYPDFGLRLMKRLPMLFFGGKDSYTFMHYDIDLANIFHFHFEGRKQCILFDQSQRKYLYKIPNSLITREDIDFSNPDLEKWPALKLAKGYVTNLEHGNTLYMPEGYWHYMQYITPGFSMSLRAIARNPGNFSKAIYNLVVMRTFDNIMRSWKGQKWIDWKNEKAIRSTHKKLGIS